A single Neoarius graeffei isolate fNeoGra1 chromosome 23, fNeoGra1.pri, whole genome shotgun sequence DNA region contains:
- the LOC132871243 gene encoding uncharacterized protein LOC132871243 isoform X3, producing the protein MSKPRHQSMNPKCRMDESAFETFEEELGATEQDAPQPKHPRQSQSRRPEIYPQRRAREEPLAVQQIPKSPPYEAPVSRGELLRGRKDGMSLEPIGSVLNARHTAVRKYYLPTPEHETSLWDTFFLWMSDDDDDDEKRSRRGKPRKATREKVTQGLRHKAIPDRKLLKGREGRFKARRGKARQDEKKESRESAKAQKEKAKRLEEKKLEEEKREGKEEKTIKNKLKESRKKAP; encoded by the exons ATGTCAAAGCCTAGACATCAATCTATGAATCCAAA GTGCAGAATGGACGAGAGCGCATTTGAGACTTTTGAGGAAGAGCTTGGGGCAACAGAACAGGATGCTCCTCAACCGAAACATCCCAGACAATCACAGTCTCGTCGGCCTG aaatctatccacaaagaaGGGCAAGAGAG GAGCCTCTAGCTGTCCAGCAGATCCCAAAGTCTCCACCGTATGAGGCTCCAGTCTCGAGAGGCG AGCTTCTACGAGGTCGCAAAGATGGAATGTCTCTAGAGCCCATAGGTTCTGTGCTTAACGCCAGGCACACTGCAGTGAGGAAGTACTACTTACCAACACCTGAG CATGAGACGTCTCTATGGGACACATTTTTCTTGTGGATGAGTGATGACGATGATGACGATGAAAAAAGAAGCAGACGTGGCAAGCCGAGGAAAGCGACTCGAGAAAAAGTCACTCAAGGTCTCCGACACAAAGCCATACCAGACAGGAAACTTCTGAAGGGAAGGGAGGGCAGATTTAAAGCACGGAGAGGTAAAGCAAGACAGGATGAAAAGAAGGAGAGCCGAGAGAGCGCGAAGGCACAAAAAGAGAAAGCAAAGAGACTTGAAGAGAAGAAGCTGGAAGAAGAAAAGAGGGAAGGAAAGGAAGAGAAGACGATAAAAAATAAATTGAAGGAGAGTAGGAAGAAAGCTCCTTag
- the LOC132871243 gene encoding uncharacterized protein LOC132871243 isoform X1 has translation MSKPRHQSMNPKCRMDESAFETFEEELGATEQDAPQPKHPRQSQSRRPEIYPQRRAREEPLAVQQIPKSPPYEAPVSRGVSLRKSLSIQNTAQMEVPWEGVTLNRCLFIVITILVLSSGCQRLHELLRGRKDGMSLEPIGSVLNARHTAVRKYYLPTPEHETSLWDTFFLWMSDDDDDDEKRSRRGKPRKATREKVTQGLRHKAIPDRKLLKGREGRFKARRGKARQDEKKESRESAKAQKEKAKRLEEKKLEEEKREGKEEKTIKNKLKESRKKAP, from the exons ATGTCAAAGCCTAGACATCAATCTATGAATCCAAA GTGCAGAATGGACGAGAGCGCATTTGAGACTTTTGAGGAAGAGCTTGGGGCAACAGAACAGGATGCTCCTCAACCGAAACATCCCAGACAATCACAGTCTCGTCGGCCTG aaatctatccacaaagaaGGGCAAGAGAG GAGCCTCTAGCTGTCCAGCAGATCCCAAAGTCTCCACCGTATGAGGCTCCAGTCTCGAGAGGCG TGTCATTGCGAAAGTCATTGTCCATTCAGAACACAGCCCAGATGGAGGTACCATGGGAGGGAGTGACTCTTAACCGCTGTCTCTTCATAGTCATCACTATTCTGGTCCTCAGCTCAGGGTGTCAAAGGTTACACG AGCTTCTACGAGGTCGCAAAGATGGAATGTCTCTAGAGCCCATAGGTTCTGTGCTTAACGCCAGGCACACTGCAGTGAGGAAGTACTACTTACCAACACCTGAG CATGAGACGTCTCTATGGGACACATTTTTCTTGTGGATGAGTGATGACGATGATGACGATGAAAAAAGAAGCAGACGTGGCAAGCCGAGGAAAGCGACTCGAGAAAAAGTCACTCAAGGTCTCCGACACAAAGCCATACCAGACAGGAAACTTCTGAAGGGAAGGGAGGGCAGATTTAAAGCACGGAGAGGTAAAGCAAGACAGGATGAAAAGAAGGAGAGCCGAGAGAGCGCGAAGGCACAAAAAGAGAAAGCAAAGAGACTTGAAGAGAAGAAGCTGGAAGAAGAAAAGAGGGAAGGAAAGGAAGAGAAGACGATAAAAAATAAATTGAAGGAGAGTAGGAAGAAAGCTCCTTag
- the LOC132871243 gene encoding uncharacterized protein LOC132871243 isoform X2: MDESAFETFEEELGATEQDAPQPKHPRQSQSRRPEIYPQRRAREEPLAVQQIPKSPPYEAPVSRGVSLRKSLSIQNTAQMEVPWEGVTLNRCLFIVITILVLSSGCQRLHELLRGRKDGMSLEPIGSVLNARHTAVRKYYLPTPEHETSLWDTFFLWMSDDDDDDEKRSRRGKPRKATREKVTQGLRHKAIPDRKLLKGREGRFKARRGKARQDEKKESRESAKAQKEKAKRLEEKKLEEEKREGKEEKTIKNKLKESRKKAP, encoded by the exons ATGGACGAGAGCGCATTTGAGACTTTTGAGGAAGAGCTTGGGGCAACAGAACAGGATGCTCCTCAACCGAAACATCCCAGACAATCACAGTCTCGTCGGCCTG aaatctatccacaaagaaGGGCAAGAGAG GAGCCTCTAGCTGTCCAGCAGATCCCAAAGTCTCCACCGTATGAGGCTCCAGTCTCGAGAGGCG TGTCATTGCGAAAGTCATTGTCCATTCAGAACACAGCCCAGATGGAGGTACCATGGGAGGGAGTGACTCTTAACCGCTGTCTCTTCATAGTCATCACTATTCTGGTCCTCAGCTCAGGGTGTCAAAGGTTACACG AGCTTCTACGAGGTCGCAAAGATGGAATGTCTCTAGAGCCCATAGGTTCTGTGCTTAACGCCAGGCACACTGCAGTGAGGAAGTACTACTTACCAACACCTGAG CATGAGACGTCTCTATGGGACACATTTTTCTTGTGGATGAGTGATGACGATGATGACGATGAAAAAAGAAGCAGACGTGGCAAGCCGAGGAAAGCGACTCGAGAAAAAGTCACTCAAGGTCTCCGACACAAAGCCATACCAGACAGGAAACTTCTGAAGGGAAGGGAGGGCAGATTTAAAGCACGGAGAGGTAAAGCAAGACAGGATGAAAAGAAGGAGAGCCGAGAGAGCGCGAAGGCACAAAAAGAGAAAGCAAAGAGACTTGAAGAGAAGAAGCTGGAAGAAGAAAAGAGGGAAGGAAAGGAAGAGAAGACGATAAAAAATAAATTGAAGGAGAGTAGGAAGAAAGCTCCTTag